In a genomic window of Gossypium arboreum isolate Shixiya-1 chromosome 7, ASM2569848v2, whole genome shotgun sequence:
- the LOC108476692 gene encoding COBRA-like protein 1: MSNLFLFIARSFFNLSSFSVLLLFLLSFSSFTATEAYDPLDPNGNITIKWDIMSWTADGYVAVVTIFNFQQYRHIQAPGWTLGWKWSKKEVIWSMMGGQTTEQGDCSRFKGNIPHCCKKDPTVVDLLPGTPYNQQIANCCKGGVLNSWVQDSATAASSFQVSVGQAGTTNKTVRVPKNFTLKAPGPGYTCGPAKIVKPSRFVTADKRRVTQALMTWNVTCTYSQFLAQKTPTCCVSLSSFYNETIVPCPQCACGCQNTSQPGSCVDPKAPHIASVVPSTGKNNYAPLVQCTSHMCPVRVHWHVKLNYKEYWRVKVTITNFNYNMNYTQWNLVVQHPNFDNLTQIFSFNYKSLTPYTAINDTAMLWGVKFYNDLLSQAGQLGNVQSELLFRKDKATFTFEKGWAFPRRIYFNGDNCVMPPPDAYPWLPNGSSHQLISTLSLLTTLLAAMAFLLGYA, encoded by the exons ATGTCTAATCTTTTTTTGTTCATTGCTAGATCTTTCTTCAACCTAAGCTCTTTCAGCGTCTTGCTTCTGTTTTTGCTCTCTTTCTCAAGTTTCACTGCAACAG AAGCCTATGATCCTTTGGATCCTAATGGAAATATCACAATCAAATGGGATATCATGAGTTGGACTGCTGATGGCTATGTT GCAGTTGTCACAATCTTTAACTTCCAGCAGTACCGTCACATCCAAGCACCAGGGTGGACATTAGGTTGGAAATGGTCTAAGAAGGAGGTGATTTGGAGTATGATGGGAGGACAAACAACTGAACAAGGGGATTGTTCAAGATTCAAAGGGAACATTCCACATTGTTGTAAGAAGGACCCAACAGTCGTGGATTTATTGCCAGGAACACCTTATAATCAGCAGATTGCGAATTGCTGTAAAGGGGGAGTGCTAAACTCATGGGTACAAGATTCAGCTACGGCAGCAAGCTCATTCCAGGTGAGTGTGGGGCAAGCAGGAACAACAAACAAGACAGTTAGAGTTCCAAAAAACTTCACTTTGAAGGCACCAGGGCCCGGTTATACTTGTGGTCCAGCGAAAATTGTGAAACCCAGTAGATTTGTTACCGCGGACAAAAGAAGAGTCACACAAGCTTTGA TGACTTGGAATGTTACTTGCACGTATTCACAATTTCTAGCTCAGAAAACACCTACTTGTTGCGTCTCTCTCTCATCATTCTATAATGAAACCATAGTACCTTGCCCGCAATGTGCTTGTGGCTGCCAAAATACTTCTCAGCCTGGGAGCTGTGTAGA CCCCAAAGCTCCGCATATAGCATCGGTTGTTCCAAGTACAGGGAAGAATAACTATGCACCTTTGGTCCAATGTACAAGTCATATGTGTCCGGTCCGAGTTCATTGGCATGTTAAGCTAAACTACAAGGAGTATTGGCGGGTTAAGGTCACAATTACTAATTTCAATTATAATATGAACTATACACAGTGGAACTTAGTTGTGCAACATCCCAACTTCGACAATCTCACCCAGATTTTCAGCTTTAACTACAAGTCTTTAACTCCGTATACTGCAATAA ATGATACTGCCATGTTATGGGGTGTTAAATTTTACAACGATTTGCTTTCCCAAGCTGGTCAGCTCGGTAATGTGCAGTCAGAGCTACTTTTCCGAAAGGACAAAGCAACTTTCACTTTTGAGAAGGGTTGGGCTTTCCCTCGAAGAATCTACTTCAATGGAGATAATTGTGTTATGCCACCGCCCGACGCCTATCCTTGGTTGCCTAACGGCAGTTCCCATCAGCTTATCTCCACACTTAGTTTGTTGACAACTCTCTTGGCAGCAATGGCATTTTTATTGGGATATGCATAA